The proteins below are encoded in one region of Colletotrichum lupini chromosome 5, complete sequence:
- a CDS encoding breast carcinoma amplified sequence 2 — protein MSTLNAFHESLPYIDDEPTPAEREAAESLIRAELSTFSPAPTPNYREPSFSPLVELELDRVASKQPLKAIDLERYQTQEPFPDSGAPSTAEDRVRLADSLQKAYISYAYLDTRAQNLNLLDKWGKNAWLIGNWGLENELKGFERDLAETKRLIDVLTVARRRQQEEVAAEMKGLEENWKKGVGRTLETEIAVEQLRREVLEEMRVRGG, from the exons ATGTCTACGTTGAACGCCTTCCACGAGTCGTTGCCAT ATATTGATGACGAGCCCACACCAGCAGAGCGCGAAGCTGCCGAGTCTTTAATCCGAGCTGAACTATCCACCTTTTCACCGGCGCCTACGCCAAACTACAGAGAACCCTCCTTCTCCCCCCTCGTCGAACTCGAGCTGGACCGCGTCGCCTCGAAACAGCCCCTTAAAGCCATTGATCTCGAGCGTTATCAAACACAAGAGCCTTTCCCCGACTCCGGGGCACCATCTACAGCAGAAGATCGTGTTCGCCTCGCCGATTCACTCCAGAAGGCCTACATTTCCTACGCCTACCTCGACACTCGTGCTCAAAATCTGAACCTGTTGGACAAATGGGGAAAGAACGCGTGGTTGATCGGCAATTGGGGACTCGAAAATGAGCTGAAAGGCTTCGAGCGTGACCTCGCCGAAACGAAGCGTCTCATTGACGTGCTGACCGTCGCCCGGAGACGCCAGCAGGAAGAAGTAGCAGCAGAGATGAAGGGGCTGGAGGAGAATTGGAAGAAGGGCGTTGGAAGGACGCTCGAAACTGAGATTGCAGTCGAGCAATTGAGACGAGAAGTTCTAGAAGAAATGAGGGTAAGAGGCGGCTGA
- a CDS encoding cAMP-dependent protein kinase regulatory subunit — protein MSGMFKSPFGANANPFGGPTDGPPAGGNAIHRVIEEEENDSVTSPTSPNFGMNAGMTFNGPFGGNAADDAAPSALRSPPNPESYPAQYNFGRRTSVSAESLKPSADTYDNWSPPYHEKTKEQLGRLQTAIEGNFLFSHLDEEQSGQILGALNEKPIPAKDIKVISQGDAGDFFYVVEKGSFDVYVNSSGTLQPGPEGMGQKVGTIQAGGSFGELALMYNAPRAATVISAESGCTLWALDRLTFRRILMESTFARRRMYESFLEEVPLLQSLTPYERSKIADALETQKYAPGETIIKEGDPGHAFFLLESGEADAYKGGVKESVKHYSKGDFFGELALLNDAPRAASIVATTDVKVASLGKNAFQRLLGPVEGIMRRTKYEEVKTGVEEMDPLQAA, from the exons ATGTCTGGCATGTTCAAGAGTCCTTTTGGGGCAAACGCCAACCCTTTCGGAGGACCTACCGATGGACCTCCCGCAGGAGGCAATGCCATTCACCGTGTAAtcgaagaggaagagaatGATAGTGTTACTTCTCCGACATCACCAAATTTCGGTATGAATGCTGGAATGACTTTCAACGGCCCATTCGGCGGTAATGCCGCAGACGACGCTGCGCCTTCTGCGCTGAGAAGCCCACCGAACCCTGAGAGTTACCCTGCCCAGTACAATTTTGGCCGTCGAACCTCGGTCTCTGCTGAGTCTCTCAAGCCTAGTGCCGACACATACGACAATTGGTCGCCCCCTTATCACGAGAAGACCAAGGAGCAGTTGGGCCGTTTGCAAACTGCCATTGAGGGCAATTTCTTGTTCTCCCACCTGGATGAGGAACAGAGCGGCCAAATTCTGGGTGCGCTGAATGAGAAACCCATTCCCGCCAAGGATATCAAA GTTATTAGCCAAGGTGACGCGGGCGACTTCTTCTACGTCGTAGAGAAGGGGTCTTTTGACGTATATGTAAACAGCAGCGGTACCTTGCAGCCTGGCCCCGAGGGCATGGGTCAGAAAGTCGGTACCATCCAGGCAGGGGGCTCATTTGGTGAACTGGCCTTGATGTACAACGCTCCCCGAGCTGCGACTGTCATCTCTGCCGAATCTGGATGCACCCTTTGGGCGCTCGATCGCCTGACGTTCCGCCGTATTCTCATGGAGTCGACATTCGCTCGGCGACGGATGTACGAGAGTTTCCTCGAAGAGGTGCCTTTGCTGCAAAGCCTCACGCCGTACGAGCGATCCAAGATTGCTGACGCGTTGGAGACTCAGAAGTACGCCCCTGGAGAGACCATCATCAAGGAGGGAGACCCAGGTCATGCGTTCTTCCTTCTGGAGAGCGGCGAGGCCGATGCCTACAAGGGCGGGGTCAAGGAATCTGTAAAGCATTACAGCAAGGGAGATTTCTTTGGTGAACTGGCGCTTTTGAACGACGCCCCTCGCGCCGCTAGCATTGTCGCGACGACGGATGTCAAGGTTGCGAGTCTCGGCAAGAACGCCTTCCAGAGACTTCTTGGTCCCGTTGAAGGCATCATGAGACGGACAAAGTACGAGGAGGTCAAGACTGGTGTTGAGGAGATGGATCCGCTCCAAGCGGCCTGA
- a CDS encoding LEM3 family/CDC50 family protein, with amino-acid sequence MPDPSPGVNHADSIESQHDTGKKEDKKKSRRPANTAFRQQRLKAWQPILTPKTVLPLFFTIGIIFAPIGGLLLYASAKVKEIRIDYTNCLTEATSTLGEMDSKYISTAFKSDDQTKNAEWAVTTVDVTDGPITYEAKQCRIQFRIPEDMGPPVLFYYHLTNFYQNHRRYVASFYDKQLKGNAESASNVNSSSCEPLEWDSDALKPYYPCGLIANSMFNDTFTSPRMLQEDSIYPMKNNSGIAWASDADLYGETKYDPADVVPPPNWRVRYPNYTTEHPPPNIAEWQAFQVWMRTAGLPTFSKLYQRNDDETMKAGTYEVNITDNFPTTEYKGSKSIVITTRTIMGGRNPFLGIAYIVVGGMCILLGVIFTVTHLIKPRKLGDHTYLSWNNAPGSKPGAGPSSAMASGREVRPGEA; translated from the exons ATGCCCGATCCATCACCTGGCGTCAACCACGCCGACTCCATCGAATCGCAACATGACACTGGAAAGAAGGAagacaagaagaagagccgCCGCCCAGCGA ACACGGCATTCAGACAACAACGGTTGAAGGCATGGCA GCCGATTTTGACGCCCAAGACTGTCCTCCCTCTCTTCTTCACGATCGGAATCATATTTGCTCCGATCGGTGGACTCTTGCTCTACGCGAGCGCGAAG GTGAAGGAAATTCGCATCGACTACACAAACTGCCTCACCGAAGCGACCTCGACTCTCGGTGAAATGGACTCGAAATACATCAGCACTGCGTTTAAGAGCGACGACCAGACGAAGAATGCCGAGTGGGCTGTGACAACCGTTGATGTCACCGACGGACCGATTACGTACGAGGCGAAGCAATGCAGAATTCAATTCAGAATTCCTGAGGATATGGGACCACCTGTCCTGTTCTATTACCACCTGACGAATTTCTACCAGAACCACAGACGTTATGTCGCTTCCTTTTACGACAAGCAGCTCAAGGGAAATGCCGAGTCCGCAAGCAACGTGAACAGCTCTTCCTGTGAGCCCCTGGAGTGGGATTCGGATGCCCTGAAGCCGTACTATCCTTGTG GTCTGATTGCGAACTCCATGTTCAACGATACGTTTACTTCGCCCCGCATGCTCCAAGAGGACTCGATATACCCGATGAAGAACAACTCGGGTATCGCCTGGGCGTCCGACGCTGATCTTTATGGGGAAACCAAGTACGACCCAGCTGATGTCGTGCCACCGCCAAACTGGAGAGTCCGGTACCCCAACTACACCACTGAGCACCCTCCGCCAAACATCGCCGAGTGGCAGGCCTTCCAGGTTTGGATGAGGACTGCTGGGTTGCCAACTTTCAGCAAGCTCTACCAGCGCAACGACGACGAGACGATGAAGGCCGGCACGTACGAGGTTAACATCACCGATA ATTTCCCAACCACTGAGTACAAGGGAAGCAAGTCCATCGTGATCACCACGCGAACGATCATGGGTGGCAGAAACCCTTTCCTGGGTATCGCCTACATAGTAGTCGGCGGCATGTGCATCCTTCTAGGTGTGATCTTCACTGTTACCCATCTCATCAAGCCGAG AAAGCTTGGTGACCACACCTACCTCTCCTGGAACAACGCCCCTGGCTCCAAGCCGGGTGCCGGTCCCAGCTCGGCAATGGCTTCAGGTCGCGAAGTACGACCCGGCGAAGCCTAG
- a CDS encoding FACT complex subunit SPT16 — protein MAEIKIDNKAFHERTSRLASAWKNDLRSKDGNIFHGASSIVVMMGKVEEVPELHKNNAMHFWLLGYEFPTTMMLLTTEKIYILTTAKKAKHLEQLKNGRFPLEVLVRGKDAAENEKLFVKLAEVIKSSGSKVGTIAKDTSKGPFIEEWKKVFADQCKDIEEVDVSQALSQHAFSVKDETELRAMRTASKACVALMTPFFLEEMSDILDKEKKVKHSALADKVDKKLDDNKFWKTVELPNKTKLPADLDPAQLDWVLGPLVQSGGKYDLKMNSESNDDILHPGTIVAAMGLRYKSYCSAIARTYLVDPNKSQESNYKLLFNIHNMILKEVRDGVVIKEVYNKALSMIKAKKPDLEKHFLKNVGWGVGLENRDPTLILNAKNSRALKDGITLVITTGFSDIENPQPQDKSSKIYSLVITDTIRVTSSEAVVFTGDTPIDADSNSFFFKDEEEAQPTPKKEKKDSRVGAVATKNITSTRLRSERTTTVDDDADKRRREHQKDLASKKQKEGLARFSESTSGQNGKEVKKFKRFDSYKRDNQFPPKVRELQIVVDARNDTVVLPVMGRPVPFHINTIKNASKSDEGDWSFLRINLLSPGQGVGRKDDQPFEDASAHFVRSLTFRSTDGDRYQEIATQISNMKRDVNKKEQEKKELEDVVEQDKLVEIRNRRPAVLDNVFIRPAMEGKRVPGKVEIHQNGIRYQSPLSTQQRVDILFSNVRHLFFQPCQHELIVIIHIHLKDPIMVANKKKTKDVQFYREATDIQFDETGNRKRKYRYGDEDEFEQEQEERRRRAELDRLFQGFAQKIAEAGKNENIEVDVPIRDLGFHGVPFRSNVFIQPTTECLIQVVEPPFMVITLDDIEVAHLERVQFGLKNFDLVFVFKDFTRAPYHVNTIPVEFLDHVKEFLDSSDIAYSEGPLNLNWPTIMKTVTADTHQFFIDGGWSFLQAESDDEGEESEPESNFEIESDELDEASESSEEDSDFGSNVSDEEDDAEMSDEDEGEDWDELEAKAKKRDREDARGGGDDDDRGRKKRKH, from the exons ATGGCGGAGATCAAGATCGACAACAAGGCCTTCCACGAGCGCACTTCGCGCCTCGCCAGCGCTTGGAAGAATGACTTGCGATCCAAGGATGGCAACATCTTCCACGGCGCCTCGTCCATCGTCGTGATGATGGGCAAGGTGGAGGAGGTCCCCGAGCTGCACAAGAACAACGCCATGCAC TTTTGGCTTCTTGGCTACGAATTcccgacgacgatgatgctGCTCACGACCGAGAAGATCTATATCCTCACGACTGCGAAGAAAG CGAAACATCTGGAACAGTTGAAGAACGGTCGATTCCCTCTCGAGGTTCTCGTTCGAGGCAAGGACGCCGCAGAGAACGAGAAGCTTTTTGTCAAGCTCGCTGAAGTCATCAAATCTTCGGGC AGCAAAGTTGGCACCATTGCCAAGGACACCTCCAAGGGTCCCTTCATCGAAGAGTGGAAGAAGGTTTTCGCCGATCAATGCAAAGACATcgaagaggtcgacgtttccCAAGCCCTTTCCCAGCACGCCTTCTCCGTGAAGGACGAAACCGAGCTCCGAGCCATGCGAACTGCTTCCAAGGCCTGCGTCGCCCTGATGACCCCCTTTTTCCTCGAAGAAATGTCGGACATTCTTGataaggagaagaaggtcaAGCACAGCGCACTGGCAGACAAGGTCGACAAGAAGCTCGACGACAACAAGTTCTGGAAGACGGTTGAGCTTCCAAACAAGACCAAACTTCCTGCAGACCTGGACCCCGCACAGCTGGACTGGGTTTTGGGCCCTCTTGTACAGAGTGGTGGGAAATACGACCTGAAGATGAACTCGGAGAGCAACGACGACATTTTGCACCCCGGTACTATTGTTGCTGCTATGGGCTTGCGCTACAAGTCGTATTGCTCGGCTATCGCGCGCACGTATCTCGTTGACCCCAACAAGTCGCAAGAGAGCAACTACAAGCTTCTTTTCAATATCCACAACATGATCCTCAAAGAGGTCCGCGATGGCGTCGTTATCAAGGAGGTCTACAACAAGGCCTTGAGCATGATCAAGGCCAAGAAGCCTGATTTGGAGAAACACTTCTTGAAAAACGTTGGTTGGGGTGTCGGTTTGGAGAATAGAGACCCGACCTTGATTCTCAACGCCAAGAACTCCCGAGCCCTGAAGGATGGCATCACTCTTGTCATCACTACCGGCTTCAGCGATATCGAGAATCCTCAACCACAGGACAAGAGCAGCAAGATCTACTCCTTGGTCATCACCGACACGATCCGTGTGACATCGAGCGAGGCAGTCGTTTTCACCGGAGATACTCCCATTGACGCGGATTCAAattccttcttcttcaaagacgaggaggaggctcAGCCTACGcccaagaaggagaagaaggattCTCGAGTTGGTGCTGTTGCTACTAAAAACATCACTTCTACGAGGTTGAGATCCGAGCGGACAACCACAGTCGATGACGATGCGGACAAGAGACGCCGAGAACATCAGAAGGACTTGGCGTCAAAGAAGCAAAAGGAAGGTCTGGCGCGCTTCTCCGAGTCTACTAGTGGGCAGAACGGCAAAGAGGTAAAGAAGTTCAAGCGCTTTGACTCATACAAGCGCGACAACCAGTTCCCTCCCAAGGTTCGCGAACTACAGATCGTGGTTGATGCGAGAAATGACACAGTAGTGCTTCCTGTCATGGGCCGCCCTGTGCCGTTCCACATCAACACGATCAAGAATGCCAGTAAGAGTGATGAGGGCGACTGGTCGTTCCTTAGAATCAACCTTCTCTCACCTGGTCAGGGAGTCGGTCGCAAAGACGACCAGCCTTTCGAGGATGCGTCAGCCCATTTCGTCAGAAGTCTGACGTTCCGGTCGACGGATGGCGACCGCTACCAAGAAATCGCCACCCAGATTTCCAATATGAAGCGGGATGTGAACAAGAAGGAacaggagaagaaggagctgGAGGATGTTGTCGAGCAGGACAAGCTCGTCGAAATAAGAA ATCGCCGTCCCGCTGTGCTCGACAACGTCTTCATTCGCCCTGCCATGGAAGGAAAGCGAGTTCCTGGTAAGGTGGAGATCCACCAGAATGGTATTCGATACCAGTCGCCGCTTAGCACGCAGCAACGTGTCGACATTCTGTTCTCAAACGTTCGCCACCTATTCTTCCAGCCTTGCCAGCACGAATTGATCGTCATCATCCACATTCACCTGAAAGACCCCATCATGGTTGCCAACAAGAAGAAGACCAAGGATGTGCAGTTTTACCGCGAGGCGACTGATATCCAGTTCGATGAAACAGGCAACCGCAAGAGAAAATACCGTTACGGTGATGAGGACGAGTTCGAGCAGGAACAGGAGGAGCGTCGTCGCCGTGCCGAGCTTGACCGGCTGTTCCAAGGCTTTGCCCAGAAGATTGCTGAGGCTGGCAAGAACGAGAACATCGAAGTAGATGTCCCCATCAGGGACCTTGGCTTCCACGGTGTGCCTTTCCGAAGCAACGTCTTCATCCAGCCCACCACGGAATGCCTGATCCAGGTCGTCGAGCCGCCTTTCATGGTCATCACATTGGACGATATAGAAGTGGCTCACTTGGAACGTGTGCAGTTCGGTCTGAAGAACTTTGATCTGGTTTTCGTCTTCAAAGATTTCACGAGAGCACCTTACCACGTCAACACTATTCCAGTAGAGTTTCTCGACCACGTCAAGGAGTTCTTGGACTCTTCAGATATTGCATACTCTGAGGGTCCCCTCAACTTGAACTGGCCGACCATCATGAAGACGGTCACGGCTGACACCCACCAGTTCTTCATCGATGGTGGTTGGTCCTTCTTGCAGGCAGAGTCCGATGACGAGGGCGAGGAGTCTGAGCCTGAGAGTAACTTTGAGATCGAGTCTGACGAGCTTGACGAGGCTTCCGAATCGAGCGAGGAAGACTCCGATTTTGGTTCAAACGTCTCTGATGAGGAGGATGACGCCGAGATGAGCGATGAAGACGAGGGTGAGGACTGGGACGAGCTCGAGGCAAAGGCCAAGAAGCGCGATCGAGAGGACGCTCGTGGCGGTGGTGACGATGACGACCGCGGCCGCAAGAAGAGGAAGCACTGA